From one Lolium rigidum isolate FL_2022 chromosome 4, APGP_CSIRO_Lrig_0.1, whole genome shotgun sequence genomic stretch:
- the LOC124707683 gene encoding uncharacterized protein LOC124707683: MGSFGFAALAALLLAFALLPRPEAARVLQGEKPRSSEGAPAPTAGTAGSEKSPISKESGKSSAAVQNPVADKQHQKTPPEKATQTQTPPPPETTQTPKDSPPPPSAAPEDKGQQGGEAQVSGQPVPSTKVPKASPPPGGPESTGAPGGEGGSPGKKKPGEPEEVLEKCIDPVDTCLIDGKLSACLQISKTASSGQFFLLKNTGQNTITVNVKATSDISIKQKLPPLSLSKGESKRVNISYSNLNGGEITLNIGTEPCSLHIGQPVYDWQQQFQQLAVYATTMKPIYGAYFFVFTVVLVGGVYACCKFAGRKRDEGVPYQQLEMGSQAPDPSGANNTTSTVDGWDEGWDDDWDDEEAPARPSDNAPAGSISANGLSSRSQTKSKDGWDVDWDD, from the exons ATGGGCTCCTTCGGATTCGCCGCGCTTGCGGCGCTCCTCCTCGCTTTCGCCCTGCTTCCTCGccccgaggcggctagggttttgcagGGCGAGAAGCCCCGCTCCAGCGAG GGAGCCCCTGCACCTACCGCTGGCACGGCTGGATCTGAGAAGAGTCCCATTTCGAAGGAATCGGGGAAGTCGTCAGCTGCAGTGCAGAATCCTGTGGCCGACAAACAGCACCAGAAAACACCGCCAGAGAAAGCAACGCAAACACAAACACCGCCACCACCAGAAACCACACAAACACCaaaggattctccaccgccaccgtcagCTGCGCCAGAGGATAAGGGGCAGCAAGGGGGTGAAGCGCAGGTCTCTGGACAGCCGGTGCCATCGACGAAAGTGCCCAAGGCGAGCCCCCCTCCAGGAGGTCCTGAATCGACCGGCGCGCCGGGTGGTGAAGGAGGAAGTCCTGGGAAGAAGAAGCCGGGTGAACCAGAAGAGGTGCTGGAGAAGTGTATTGATCCAGTAGACACATGTTTGATTGATGGGAAATTGTCTGCTTGCCTTCAGATATCTAAGACTG CTTCAAGTGGACAATTTTTTTTACTCAAGAATACAGGGCAGAATACCATAACTGTTAATGTCAAAGCAACATCAGATATAAGTATCAAGCAGAAGTTGCCACCTCTCAGTCTCAGCAAGGGTGAATCTAAAagg GTTAACATTAGCTATAGCAATCTGAATGGTGGAGAGATTACACTAAATATTGGCACAGAGCCTTGTTCCTTGCACATCGGGCAGCCAGTTTATGATTGGCAACAGCAATTCCAGCAGCTTGCAGTTTATGCAACAACAATGAAGCCGATCTATGGAGCCTACTTCTTTGTTTTCACTGTTGTCTTGGTTGGGGGTGTATATGCTTGTTGCAAGTTCGCAGGGAGAAAGCGTGATGAAGGAGTCCCATATCAGCAGCTTGAGATGGGATCTCAGGCTCCTGACCCATCAGGTGCAAACAACACTACAAGCACAGTAGATGGCTGGGACGAGGGCTGGGACGATGACTGGGATGATGAAGAAGCACCTGCAAGACCTTCAGATAATGCACCTGCTGGAAGCATCTCAGCAAATGGCCTTTCTTCAAGATCTCAAACCAAGAGCAAGGACGGTTGGGATGTAGATTGGGATGACTAA